AAGAACGAGGAAGAAGTGCATGACACTTCCTGCTAAAACAAATAAATGCCAAACAGCATGGTGAAACTTAAACCCTCTCCAAACATAAAAGATCGTTCCAAGTGTATAGCACAATCCTCCACCCACTAAGAAAGCAAGACCCATATAAGAGAGATTTTCCATGATTGGCCCGATCGCAAAAATAGCCAACCACCCCATCGCTACATAAAACAATGTAGACAAAAACATAAATCTCTTAACAAAAAATGCTTTGAAAACAATCCCTATTGCTGCAAGTCCCCAAACAATTCCAAATAGAGCCCAGCCTCTAGAACCCTCGACAACAATAAATAAAATGGGTGTATAAGACCCAGCAATAAAGAGATAAATCGATGAATGGTCCAAGATCTCAAAAACATTTTTCGCTTTTCCCTTTGGTAGGGCATGAAGCATAGTGGACGAGAAATATAATAGAAGCATTGTTACCCCAAAAATTGTAAAGCTAACGACATGCCATGCATTTCCATATAAACTTGAATAAACAATTAACAACACGAGACCAACAATACTTAATAAAATTCCAATCCCATGAGTAATCGCATTTGCTATTTCTTCGCCTTTAGTAAATGTGTGCGTTGTTGCCATACGACACTCCCTTTTCATTTATTATCTATTGATTATAACAAAAAAATACCATTAAGAATATTACAGATGCTTAACTTTTCCATTGCATCCAACGAGATTGCTCTATATAATAGTAAAAATACTTTTTTATCATGTCAGATTTAATTAATTAGGAGGGAGAGCCATTATGAGGCACGTTACATTAGTTCAGATTTTTGACCACCCAGTAACTCAAAAATTCGTAAAACGTTCCGGTATGGCCCATGCGATTGCTTGTGCGTATCATGGTTATAAATTATCACTGACTCACAATGTCAATCCCGATCTGGCAACAAAAGCTGCGTTTCTTCACGATATTGGACATTACACATGGTACAAAAACGGTCGATGGGATTATGACTTATATAAGCAGAATGACATTCATGCTATCAAAGGCGCTGAACGTGCTCATAAATTATTGATTCGCTTAGGCGAACACCCTAGAGCAGCAAAAGAGATTGCTTTAGCCATTCTTCTTCATACAGACTCTTATTTACCACAAGGAGAGCTGTATTTGAAACCTTTGCAACAAGTTGTCGCCTTAGCCGATGAAGCCGATGAAGAGCCAGGTGGAGAACACCATTATCGAACCGTCTCAGATGAACGAGCAAAAAAAATGTTAGCGGAGCTCGATGAAAAAGTGGAGCAAACTTTGTCAAAATCTAGTTACCCAGCCTACTAACTTTACCATCGGTCGAATCTAGAGTCTTAAGCTTTTAAAAAAATAATTGACCCCTACTCAGTGCCATGCTACATTATTAACAAATGAATAGGCAACAACCCTAAAAAGGGGAGTAGCGACCTTTATTGGTCAATGAGTCGTCAAGACGGTGGTCACTATACCACTCGGTTCATTGAGCTTTGTGCAAACAGAGTACGCAAGACCTTTTTATGAGAGTTCGTTTTATTGGGCAAACTCTCATAAAA
Above is a genomic segment from Bacillus sp. FJAT-45037 containing:
- the trhA gene encoding PAQR family membrane homeostasis protein TrhA yields the protein MATTHTFTKGEEIANAITHGIGILLSIVGLVLLIVYSSLYGNAWHVVSFTIFGVTMLLLYFSSTMLHALPKGKAKNVFEILDHSSIYLFIAGSYTPILFIVVEGSRGWALFGIVWGLAAIGIVFKAFFVKRFMFLSTLFYVAMGWLAIFAIGPIMENLSYMGLAFLVGGGLCYTLGTIFYVWRGFKFHHAVWHLFVLAGSVMHFFLVLLFILPL
- a CDS encoding HD domain-containing protein; the protein is MRHVTLVQIFDHPVTQKFVKRSGMAHAIACAYHGYKLSLTHNVNPDLATKAAFLHDIGHYTWYKNGRWDYDLYKQNDIHAIKGAERAHKLLIRLGEHPRAAKEIALAILLHTDSYLPQGELYLKPLQQVVALADEADEEPGGEHHYRTVSDERAKKMLAELDEKVEQTLSKSSYPAY